The following coding sequences lie in one Candidatus Eremiobacterota bacterium genomic window:
- a CDS encoding HAMP domain-containing histidine kinase, protein MALLCYALLVAAWVLDLVTPQLFIAAILFNGPIALSSLALKRRLTTNLIVVAEIANAVAGYVNGVQAGHRWDGVAVADRLLLAASFVLVGYLSVKTQEYAREAGVSTGRMRQVEIEKALREATSRVRGTLNVDLVRRAITRESVALVGASMATLVVREAPFGVPLLLTYREGQPDVAMERRALSTEMASLVTRAAEAGDVFRVNSGDLLGRATLEALGAREAIVTAIATAEQHGHVLIEAVSGEKSFVSDATVTLRAFAQQAAMALEQARLFTQLGERNDEIARQKDEFAERGDVIRDIVYALAHDLRTPLAAAHVTMNQAVRGAYGELPQSYRDILSTAIVANDDQRRIVETLLLVARYEAGEASMLREGVDCKELIARIVAELSPVAEMKGIVLREELPSQPLPAEGDPHELRRAIANLLANAIDATPRGGHVVARGSQSAEAITIGIEDDGYGIPEARRAGLFQRFGGGQPGSGTGLGLYIVRRIAEKHGGTVAYEPQTPRGSSFTMTLPKSTG, encoded by the coding sequence GTGGCCCTACTCTGTTACGCCTTACTCGTCGCCGCGTGGGTTCTCGATCTCGTTACGCCGCAGCTCTTTATCGCGGCCATCTTGTTCAATGGGCCGATCGCGCTGAGCAGTCTCGCGCTCAAGAGGCGGCTGACGACGAATTTAATTGTCGTGGCGGAGATTGCGAACGCTGTCGCAGGGTACGTTAACGGCGTACAAGCCGGCCATCGTTGGGACGGTGTTGCAGTCGCCGACCGGCTGCTGTTAGCGGCATCGTTCGTACTCGTTGGATATCTCAGCGTCAAGACGCAAGAATATGCGCGCGAGGCGGGCGTGTCGACAGGCCGAATGCGGCAGGTCGAAATCGAGAAGGCGCTTCGCGAAGCGACGAGCCGCGTGCGGGGAACCCTCAACGTCGACCTCGTCCGCCGCGCCATCACCCGCGAATCCGTCGCGCTGGTCGGCGCATCGATGGCGACCTTGGTCGTCCGTGAAGCGCCGTTCGGCGTACCGCTTCTGCTAACGTATCGGGAGGGTCAGCCCGACGTTGCCATGGAGCGACGCGCACTTTCCACAGAAATGGCATCGCTCGTCACGCGAGCGGCCGAGGCCGGTGACGTCTTTCGCGTGAACTCGGGCGATCTTCTCGGCCGAGCGACGCTCGAAGCGCTTGGCGCCCGTGAAGCGATCGTAACCGCGATTGCCACCGCGGAGCAGCACGGTCACGTTTTGATCGAAGCGGTGAGCGGCGAAAAATCGTTCGTCTCCGACGCAACGGTGACCCTCCGCGCGTTTGCGCAGCAGGCTGCCATGGCGCTCGAGCAAGCCCGGCTGTTCACGCAGTTGGGAGAGCGAAACGATGAGATCGCCCGCCAGAAGGACGAATTCGCCGAACGCGGTGACGTCATCCGTGACATCGTCTACGCCCTGGCTCACGATCTTCGTACTCCGCTGGCTGCTGCACACGTGACGATGAATCAAGCCGTGCGCGGCGCGTACGGCGAGCTTCCGCAAAGCTATCGCGACATCTTGAGCACCGCGATTGTCGCTAACGACGACCAGCGGCGAATCGTCGAAACGTTACTGCTCGTCGCGCGCTATGAGGCGGGAGAAGCCTCGATGTTGCGGGAGGGCGTTGATTGTAAAGAGCTCATCGCGCGAATCGTCGCCGAGCTGAGTCCCGTTGCCGAAATGAAGGGTATCGTGTTGCGCGAGGAACTGCCCTCGCAGCCGTTGCCGGCCGAGGGCGATCCCCACGAGCTTCGGCGCGCCATCGCAAACCTTCTGGCGAACGCGATCGATGCGACGCCGCGTGGCGGCCACGTCGTCGCGCGAGGCTCGCAGTCGGCCGAGGCGATAACGATCGGTATCGAGGACGACGGTTATGGGATTCCCGAAGCGCGCCGTGCGGGGCTCTTTCAACGTTTTGGCGGCGGCCAACCTGGCTCGGGAACGGGGCTGGGCCTTTACATTGTTCGGCGGATTGCAGAAAAGCATGGCGGTACGGTCGCATACGAGCCGCAAACACCTCGCGGGAGTTCCTTTACGATGACATTGCCGAAATCGACGGGATAG
- a CDS encoding response regulator transcription factor, with the protein MESTGRVRVVIVEDHALTRAGIRTALQPVFSVIGEASDGAIGWEMIARERPDVAVIDIGLPAVDGVTLTKRVRAELPSTRVVIVTMIDLEEQVLASLAAGADAYCLKSSEPERIVDAVRIAAEGGAYFDPRIAHVVLAHFSSTKAENSHFSPLTARETEILRLVADGRANAEIAERLHIGLGTVKGHIRDILEKLSAADRTQAAVVALRKGYI; encoded by the coding sequence TTGGAGAGCACCGGTCGCGTTCGCGTTGTGATTGTGGAAGACCACGCTTTGACCCGCGCCGGCATCCGCACGGCACTGCAACCGGTTTTTTCGGTGATCGGCGAGGCGTCGGATGGCGCGATTGGATGGGAGATGATTGCGCGCGAACGACCGGACGTGGCCGTCATCGACATCGGCCTTCCCGCCGTCGACGGCGTTACGTTGACAAAACGCGTGCGCGCTGAGCTGCCATCGACGCGCGTGGTCATCGTGACGATGATTGACCTCGAAGAGCAAGTGCTCGCGTCGCTCGCCGCCGGAGCGGACGCCTACTGCCTCAAGAGCTCCGAACCCGAGCGCATCGTCGACGCGGTCCGTATCGCGGCTGAGGGCGGCGCGTACTTCGATCCGCGGATCGCGCACGTCGTCTTGGCGCACTTTTCATCAACGAAAGCCGAAAACAGCCACTTCTCTCCGCTGACGGCGCGTGAAACGGAAATATTGCGATTGGTCGCCGACGGGCGAGCAAATGCCGAGATTGCCGAGCGGCTGCACATCGGCCTTGGCACCGTCAAGGGACACATTCGCGACATTCTCGAGAAGCTGTCGGCGGCCGATCGAACGCAAGCGGCCGTCGTAGCCTTGCGCAAGGGATACATCTAG